The following proteins are encoded in a genomic region of Halopelagius longus:
- a CDS encoding sugar phosphate isomerase/epimerase family protein translates to MTEFGFQLYSLHDIEDPLPTVIGRVGDAGFDGVEFAGLGETDVGDVQTALSNADLSPAGAHVGLEELEANLDEVAETYRALDCEEIAVPWLDPEHFESADAVESAGERLSAVAADLADRDLTLHYHNHDQEFAEVGGEPALTRLLEVATDLRLELDLGWAGAAGYDPLSFLDDHADRVDIVHLKDYDAAAGDPVAVGDGDLDLEATVSRVRDGGFDWLVYEAEERPDSYETLDRAADVLDTYW, encoded by the coding sequence ATGACCGAGTTCGGATTCCAACTGTACAGCCTGCACGACATCGAAGACCCCCTCCCGACCGTAATCGGACGCGTCGGCGACGCCGGGTTCGACGGCGTCGAGTTCGCGGGACTTGGTGAGACGGACGTAGGCGACGTGCAAACCGCCCTCTCGAACGCCGACCTCTCTCCCGCCGGCGCGCACGTCGGCCTCGAAGAGTTGGAGGCGAACCTCGACGAGGTGGCGGAGACGTACCGCGCTCTCGACTGCGAGGAGATAGCCGTCCCGTGGTTGGACCCCGAACACTTCGAGTCGGCCGACGCCGTCGAGTCCGCCGGTGAACGTCTCTCCGCCGTCGCCGCGGACCTCGCGGACCGCGATCTAACCCTTCACTACCACAACCACGATCAGGAGTTCGCGGAGGTCGGGGGCGAACCGGCGCTGACGCGACTGCTTGAGGTGGCGACGGACCTGCGATTGGAACTGGACCTCGGGTGGGCCGGGGCGGCGGGGTACGACCCGCTCTCGTTCCTCGACGACCACGCCGACCGCGTCGATATCGTCCACCTCAAGGACTACGACGCGGCGGCGGGCGACCCCGTCGCGGTGGGCGACGGCGACTTGGACCTCGAAGCCACCGTCTCGCGCGTCCGCGACGGCGGGTTCGACTGGTTGGTGTACGAAGCCGAGGAGCGTCCCGACTCCTACGAGACCCTCGATCGCGCCGCAGACGTCCTCGATACGTACTGGTGA